In the Tessaracoccus lacteus genome, TTGCGGATCTGGTAGTCGAGGACGTCGCTCAGGCGCACCCGGCGATGCCGGCCGGCCGTTGGACGGTCGTAGGCGATCTCGCCCTGTTCGAGCAGCTTCACCAGGGTTGGACGGCTGATTCCGAGGAAGTCGGCCGCTTCCTGAGTGGTGAGCCGCTGATCGAGAGGTGCGACCGTGATCGCCTTGCCCGCTCGCATCGACTCCACCACTTTCACCAGCACCTGGTAGGCCTCCATCGGCAGCGGCACGGTCTGGCCCTCCGGGCCCAGCAGGGCGGCCGGCTCGGTGACGTGCGCCAGGAAGCGAGAGAGGTCAACCATCGCCTCC is a window encoding:
- a CDS encoding excisionase family DNA-binding protein is translated as MSTQTTEATTVLPPADMEAMVDLSRFLAHVTEPAALLGPEGQTVPLPMEAYQVLVKVVESMRAGKAITVAPLDQRLTTQEAADFLGISRPTLVKLLEQGEIAYDRPTAGRHRRVRLSDVLDYQIRKREERRTTLDQLTADAAEAGLYDEVPDYSGALRTARKRRVS